One window of Neosynechococcus sphagnicola sy1 genomic DNA carries:
- a CDS encoding ABC transporter ATP-binding protein — protein MSPAHRSSSPHQTPPPVDGQRRHFQKLLAYLRPHWRQATLGVLALLIVNGVGVYIPLLIRGSIDDLQLAFDFSQVLMDVVLIFILASLMWAFRVGSRLLLFGVGRQVEFDLKQRIFEHLLTLEPAYFATHTIGDLINRATSDVENIRRLLGFAVLSGANTLFAYALTLPVMLSINTRLTLLALSVYPVMLVLVQLSSNQLRRQQLTVQQELSNISELVQEDMSGMALIKIYGQEANERQAFQGLNQRLLEANLALALTRNMLFPVIGGLAYVSLLLVLWLGADAIAKGVIGIGDFIALILYVERLVFPTALLGFTITAYQRGEVSIDRIESILMIEPKIQDRQGAIALPRDQVRGELTAKSLNYTYPGAKTPALQSVNFTIHAGETVAIVGPIGSGKSTLANALPRLLEIAPGQLFLDGYDITQIRLPDLRSAIAYVPQDSFLFSALIKN, from the coding sequence TTGTCTCCCGCACATCGTTCAAGCAGTCCCCACCAGACCCCCCCCCCAGTTGACGGTCAACGTCGTCACTTCCAGAAGCTCTTGGCCTATCTCCGACCTCACTGGCGTCAAGCCACCTTGGGGGTGTTGGCACTACTGATTGTCAATGGGGTGGGTGTCTACATCCCATTGCTGATTCGGGGTAGCATCGATGATCTACAACTTGCCTTTGACTTCAGCCAGGTCTTAATGGATGTGGTGCTGATTTTTATCCTGGCATCTTTGATGTGGGCTTTTCGGGTTGGTTCACGACTGTTACTGTTCGGGGTGGGTCGCCAAGTAGAATTTGACCTGAAGCAACGCATTTTTGAACACCTTCTCACCTTAGAACCCGCCTATTTTGCCACCCATACCATCGGTGATTTAATCAATCGCGCTACCAGCGATGTGGAAAATATTCGGCGGCTGCTGGGATTTGCTGTCCTCAGTGGAGCTAATACGCTGTTTGCCTATGCCCTGACGCTGCCCGTGATGCTGTCCATTAACACGCGGCTGACCCTACTGGCGCTTTCGGTATATCCTGTGATGCTGGTATTGGTTCAACTCTCTAGCAACCAGTTACGGCGGCAACAACTGACGGTGCAACAGGAGTTGTCGAACATCAGCGAACTGGTACAAGAAGATATGAGCGGTATGGCGCTGATTAAAATCTATGGTCAAGAAGCCAATGAGCGTCAGGCATTCCAGGGACTGAACCAACGATTGCTCGAGGCCAATCTGGCTCTGGCACTCACCCGCAATATGCTCTTCCCGGTCATTGGGGGGCTTGCCTATGTCAGCTTGTTATTGGTGTTATGGCTGGGAGCTGATGCGATCGCCAAAGGGGTGATTGGGATTGGTGACTTTATTGCCCTGATTCTGTACGTGGAACGCCTCGTCTTTCCCACAGCGTTGTTGGGATTTACGATCACTGCCTACCAGCGAGGGGAGGTCAGCATTGATCGCATTGAGTCGATTCTGATGATCGAACCCAAAATTCAAGATCGGCAAGGGGCGATCGCCTTGCCCCGTGACCAGGTGCGGGGGGAACTGACGGCCAAGTCCCTTAACTATACCTATCCAGGGGCAAAGACCCCTGCCCTCCAGTCCGTTAACTTCACCATTCATGCCGGAGAAACCGTTGCCATTGTTGGACCCATTGGCTCGGGGAAATCAACTCTGGCCAATGCCCTCCCCCGACTGCTAGAGATTGCACCAGGACAGTTATTTCTCGATGGCTACGATATCACCCAGATTCGGCTCCCAGATTTGCGGTCTGCGATCGCCTATGTCCCCCAGGACAGCTTTCTCTTTAGTGCTTTGATTAAAAACTAA
- a CDS encoding NACHT domain-containing protein, producing the protein MREFAEASRRRGEFSLFNYIRQGFLSSGVANPSVLETLLQAGQVLLLMDGMDEILNQDITTVLREIRKLSDVYHKNRFVVTCRTAAQKLGLRGFTDVEIAPFTQVQINTFAQQWFVVLSRTTDPSGQDQSAQFLQKLDLPENWQLRQLVGTPLFLHLACWVFHGQGKFPTKRSEFYKQGLDLLLGQWDEAKGVERDQVYREFRLSQKLKLLSQIATILFEQGQYFFEKRVIAQHIEDYIQHLPDASTDAEELQLVSEAVLKAIESHHGLLTERARGIFSFSYLAFQEYLTARNIVASHNLQALEQALGRLVNHITDPHWREIFLLTAAMLRSADSLVQLMKQKIDALVAKDPYLQEFLLWASEKSQPIPAATKNATVGAFYLTSTPTPHIGVDFPLGCILDEKSFRDVTWDNLPHNQCHRSTPRLCPCSSLWQSTQQHFGEGSQGWLAQITATRPAATPELDQNQERFQAWPAYPPATWVELHKTGTHNYGRMHHHWEFSPEQQHTLQRYYAANQLLLDCLHSNCEVTPAIRQHIEATLFLPQIHLEAEEWQ; encoded by the coding sequence TTGAGAGAGTTCGCCGAAGCATCGCGACGCAGGGGTGAATTTAGCCTGTTCAATTACATTCGTCAGGGGTTTCTCTCCTCTGGCGTTGCCAACCCGTCAGTGCTTGAAACCTTGCTGCAAGCGGGTCAAGTCCTGCTGTTGATGGATGGCATGGATGAAATTCTGAACCAGGACATTACCACAGTTCTGAGGGAAATTCGCAAACTCTCGGATGTTTACCACAAAAATCGATTTGTAGTAACCTGTCGCACCGCTGCCCAAAAACTAGGGCTGCGAGGCTTCACCGATGTGGAAATTGCGCCCTTTACCCAAGTTCAAATTAACACCTTCGCGCAACAGTGGTTTGTGGTATTGAGCAGAACGACGGATCCATCGGGGCAGGATCAGTCTGCCCAGTTTCTTCAGAAGTTGGATCTGCCGGAAAATTGGCAGTTGCGGCAACTGGTAGGCACCCCCCTGTTTTTGCATCTTGCCTGCTGGGTATTTCATGGTCAAGGGAAATTTCCCACCAAGCGGTCTGAGTTTTATAAACAGGGGTTGGATTTACTCCTGGGCCAATGGGATGAAGCCAAAGGGGTCGAACGCGATCAGGTGTACCGGGAGTTTCGCTTGTCCCAAAAGCTGAAGTTGCTGAGTCAGATTGCAACGATCCTGTTTGAACAAGGTCAGTACTTCTTTGAAAAACGGGTGATTGCGCAGCATATTGAGGACTATATTCAGCATCTGCCCGATGCATCAACGGATGCCGAGGAACTGCAACTCGTTAGTGAAGCGGTGCTGAAGGCGATTGAGTCGCACCATGGATTACTAACCGAACGAGCGCGGGGTATTTTTTCCTTCTCCTATCTGGCGTTTCAAGAATACTTGACAGCGCGAAACATCGTTGCCAGTCATAACCTCCAGGCACTGGAGCAAGCGCTGGGTCGCCTCGTGAATCATATTACCGATCCTCACTGGCGGGAAATCTTCTTGTTGACAGCTGCCATGTTGCGCAGTGCAGATTCACTCGTACAGTTGATGAAGCAAAAAATTGATGCATTAGTCGCTAAAGACCCCTATTTACAAGAGTTCTTGCTGTGGGCCAGCGAAAAATCGCAGCCGATCCCAGCCGCAACAAAAAATGCAACGGTGGGAGCCTTTTACCTGACATCAACTCCAACGCCTCACATAGGGGTTGATTTTCCCCTTGGCTGCATTCTAGACGAGAAGAGTTTTAGGGATGTCACCTGGGATAATTTGCCGCATAATCAGTGCCATCGATCAACACCTAGACTTTGTCCCTGTTCATCTTTGTGGCAATCGACTCAGCAACATTTTGGGGAGGGTTCTCAGGGTTGGCTGGCACAAATCACAGCAACAAGGCCAGCAGCAACTCCCGAACTTGATCAAAACCAGGAACGATTTCAGGCTTGGCCCGCCTATCCCCCTGCAACCTGGGTAGAACTGCACAAGACTGGAACCCACAATTATGGGCGCATGCACCATCACTGGGAATTTAGCCCCGAGCAACAGCATACATTGCAACGCTACTACGCTGCCAATCAACTGCTACTGGATTGCTTGCATAGCAACTGTGAAGTGACACCAGCAATTCGGCAGCACATCGAAGCCACATTATTCTTGCCTCAGATCCATCTGGAAGCAGAGGAATGGCAATAG
- a CDS encoding alkene reductase, with the protein MNTQIAPSSLLNPFDLGDITLSNRVVMAPMTRARAGATRMPNALMAQYYAQRASAGLIITEATVISTQANGWQNTPGIYTEAQGEAWTQIVEAVHAQSTPIFLQLWHCGRASHSSFQENSQLPVAPSAIKINGDQIHTPIGSQPYETPRALETSEIPLIVEAYRQAAARAKLAGFDGVEIHGANGYLIDTFLQSKTNQRLDQYGGGVENRYCFLKQVVEAILTVWPANRVGVRLSPNGVYNDMGSPDYRETFLYTAEQLNIYGLAYLHLLDGLGFGFHELGTPMTLTEFRQVFKGPLIGNCGYTKEQAEAAIFSGAADLMAFGRPFISNPDLVERFTHNWPLNPPAEMKDWYSFGSEGYIDFPVYQSGAGLPDKSS; encoded by the coding sequence ATGAATACCCAAATAGCGCCATCATCCCTCCTCAACCCCTTTGACTTAGGGGATATTACCTTAAGTAACCGGGTCGTCATGGCTCCGATGACAAGAGCCCGAGCCGGTGCAACAAGAATGCCCAATGCACTGATGGCCCAGTATTACGCTCAACGCGCGAGTGCTGGATTGATCATTACCGAAGCCACCGTGATATCTACCCAGGCCAATGGCTGGCAAAATACACCAGGCATCTATACGGAGGCCCAGGGGGAAGCCTGGACTCAGATTGTTGAGGCAGTTCATGCCCAATCAACTCCCATCTTCCTGCAACTCTGGCACTGTGGCCGCGCCTCTCACAGTAGTTTTCAAGAAAATAGCCAGCTGCCGGTGGCACCCTCAGCCATCAAGATCAATGGAGATCAGATTCATACCCCGATTGGTTCTCAACCCTACGAAACGCCTCGCGCCCTGGAAACCAGTGAAATTCCCCTGATTGTAGAAGCTTATCGACAAGCAGCAGCGCGAGCCAAGCTAGCTGGCTTCGATGGGGTTGAGATTCATGGAGCCAATGGTTATCTGATCGACACCTTTTTGCAATCTAAAACCAATCAGCGATTGGATCAGTATGGCGGTGGGGTGGAAAATCGCTACTGCTTTCTCAAGCAAGTGGTAGAGGCAATCTTAACCGTATGGCCGGCCAACCGAGTGGGGGTGAGGCTTTCTCCCAACGGGGTATATAACGATATGGGTTCACCCGACTATCGGGAAACATTTCTCTACACCGCTGAGCAACTAAATATCTACGGTCTGGCCTATCTCCATCTGCTGGATGGTCTGGGTTTTGGTTTTCACGAATTGGGTACCCCGATGACCTTGACCGAGTTCCGCCAGGTATTTAAGGGGCCATTGATTGGCAACTGTGGCTACACAAAAGAGCAGGCTGAAGCTGCTATTTTCAGTGGCGCAGCGGACTTAATGGCCTTTGGTCGTCCCTTTATCAGCAACCCTGACCTCGTGGAACGGTTCACCCATAACTGGCCGCTCAATCCTCCAGCAGAGATGAAAGACTGGTATTCCTTTGGCTCAGAGGGCTACATTGACTTTCCGGTCTACCAGTCAGGGGCCGGCCTGCCTGACAAAAGTAGCTGA
- a CDS encoding salt stress protein, Slr1339 family, with translation MDSVDNLLAKLKAEQDQQPLSGSTQDSSPPEIHHLPAVPPLRSLNDLLGQLDEATRRSARTELSQPDPVDLRQPLAPLSPQDRQLAQQGRSSEPDWLFSNHQGKSTKDGRRSAFDHHLLSDLKSHDEHQTQAEAAKQQQELHRAELRQQQQEPEQQRRLEQAKTKRREKLAEQARTWLKSFNPDSEEGRWFEEFSASYDSQLEAAIDYLEALQSVDHNR, from the coding sequence ATGGACTCGGTTGATAATCTCTTAGCAAAACTGAAAGCGGAACAGGATCAGCAGCCATTGAGCGGATCAACACAGGACTCCTCACCCCCTGAAATTCATCATCTGCCTGCGGTTCCCCCCCTGCGATCGCTGAACGATCTTCTAGGTCAACTTGATGAAGCAACCCGGCGATCTGCACGGACAGAGCTTTCCCAACCGGATCCGGTTGATCTGAGGCAACCTCTCGCCCCTTTATCCCCTCAAGATCGTCAATTGGCCCAACAGGGGCGATCATCAGAGCCAGATTGGCTGTTCTCTAACCATCAAGGGAAATCAACGAAGGATGGTCGGAGGTCGGCCTTTGACCATCATCTGCTCTCCGATCTCAAATCCCACGATGAACATCAAACTCAGGCAGAGGCAGCGAAACAGCAGCAGGAATTGCACAGGGCTGAACTCCGACAGCAACAGCAGGAGCCAGAGCAGCAACGCCGCCTGGAACAGGCTAAGACAAAACGGCGGGAAAAATTGGCAGAGCAGGCAAGAACGTGGCTAAAGTCCTTCAATCCTGACTCTGAAGAAGGACGCTGGTTTGAGGAATTTTCTGCTTCCTATGACTCCCAGTTAGAGGCAGCGATCGACTATCTGGAGGCACTTCAGTCTGTTGACCACAATCGATAA
- a CDS encoding vWA domain-containing protein: protein MKDRDYTLILDKSGSMSAPDQLGGKSRWQAAEESTLALARKCEQFDPDGITVYMFSSRFKRFDDVTASKVAQIFMENDPVGSTNLAVVLQDATNSYFQRKAARKTKPAGETILVITDGEPDDRRAVMEVIIDVTRRMENDEELAISFIQVGNDPGATKFLKALDEQLQEVGAKFDICDTITIDDMADMSLAEVLLSAIND from the coding sequence TTGAAGGACCGAGATTACACCTTAATTCTCGATAAAAGCGGCAGCATGTCTGCTCCGGATCAGCTAGGTGGCAAGAGTCGTTGGCAAGCGGCTGAGGAATCGACTCTGGCCCTGGCTCGGAAGTGCGAACAGTTTGATCCAGATGGGATTACAGTCTATATGTTCTCCAGCCGCTTCAAGCGCTTTGACGATGTGACGGCCAGTAAGGTGGCGCAGATTTTTATGGAAAATGACCCGGTTGGCTCAACGAATCTGGCAGTTGTACTCCAAGATGCGACGAATTCCTACTTTCAACGAAAGGCTGCTAGGAAGACCAAACCAGCCGGAGAGACAATTCTGGTTATCACCGATGGCGAACCAGACGATCGCAGAGCGGTAATGGAAGTGATCATTGATGTCACCCGCCGAATGGAAAACGATGAAGAACTCGCCATCTCATTTATCCAAGTGGGGAACGATCCGGGGGCAACGAAGTTTCTGAAGGCATTGGATGAACAGCTTCAGGAGGTGGGAGCCAAGTTTGACATCTGTGACACGATTACAATCGATGATATGGCAGACATGAGTTTAGCAGAGGTGTTGCTGAGCGCCATCAACGATTAG
- a CDS encoding cyclic nucleotide-binding domain-containing protein has product MEKALFILGELTDDDFDWMLTNGSKEEIPAGTILIQQGNPIDKFYIVLGGDLGVFMGSAEGPVIAHLSSGEVVGEMSFLDARPPSATVKAIADSLVWSIPRKHLVTKLHQDVGFASRFYRALAVFLCDRLRGTVSRLGYDPDQSLSGSESEAEINPSVLDNLDLAQIRFSWLLRRLLLIEN; this is encoded by the coding sequence ATGGAAAAAGCATTATTCATTCTAGGGGAGCTGACCGATGATGACTTTGACTGGATGCTAACCAATGGGAGCAAAGAAGAAATTCCAGCAGGCACCATCCTGATTCAGCAGGGGAACCCCATTGATAAGTTCTACATTGTGCTTGGAGGAGACCTGGGGGTTTTCATGGGATCTGCCGAGGGGCCTGTGATCGCCCATCTCAGCAGCGGTGAAGTGGTCGGTGAAATGTCCTTCCTGGATGCCCGTCCCCCGTCGGCAACCGTCAAGGCCATTGCAGATTCCCTGGTGTGGTCGATTCCCCGCAAACACCTAGTGACCAAGTTGCATCAAGATGTGGGCTTTGCGTCTCGTTTTTACCGTGCCCTAGCGGTTTTTCTCTGCGATCGCCTGCGGGGTACTGTTAGTCGCTTGGGCTATGACCCCGATCAGTCCTTGAGTGGATCAGAGTCAGAAGCAGAGATCAATCCCAGTGTTTTAGATAATCTCGATCTGGCGCAAATCCGCTTTAGTTGGTTACTAAGACGCCTGTTGCTGATTGAGAATTAA
- a CDS encoding retropepsin-like aspartic protease family protein yields MKKCALKIHGSAIALAVILMAAGTAAAALTPPTSQTAGTSREPVLTIRPRSLIAQRNSNWFIAPIVKREGGIPVIQVTFNNGERYPMMVDTGASITTITPEMARVVGFRQTGTANLTLAHGGMIKAPAGIVPSIRVGGAVMTNFDVVVIDSSPLLGQNFYRSFNMTIREKAVIFRPRQ; encoded by the coding sequence ATGAAAAAATGTGCTTTGAAAATTCACGGGTCTGCGATCGCCCTAGCCGTGATCCTGATGGCTGCCGGTACGGCAGCAGCTGCCCTCACCCCCCCTACCAGTCAGACTGCGGGCACAAGTAGGGAACCAGTGTTAACCATCCGTCCTAGATCCCTGATCGCACAGCGCAATTCCAACTGGTTCATTGCCCCGATTGTCAAACGAGAGGGCGGGATTCCGGTGATTCAAGTGACCTTTAACAATGGGGAACGATATCCAATGATGGTGGATACTGGAGCCAGCATCACCACCATTACCCCAGAGATGGCAAGGGTCGTCGGCTTCCGGCAGACGGGCACGGCTAATTTAACCCTAGCCCACGGCGGCATGATTAAGGCCCCCGCAGGGATTGTACCTTCGATTCGTGTTGGCGGTGCAGTCATGACTAACTTTGATGTTGTGGTCATTGACAGTTCGCCCCTGTTGGGCCAGAACTTCTACCGCTCCTTTAATATGACCATCCGCGAAAAGGCAGTGATTTTTCGCCCTCGTCAATAG
- a CDS encoding tetratricopeptide repeat protein: MQRQTWIWLAVFWVGAYLLSSLNINKDNRYVVPYLPVVAVVLAYGLTCWPQRWRYVPWGGMATACLLMGLNLFAPDGAAINGLTNTLSPVARHPVYWGPDWPHPQVIAEIQRTEPYLQTTLGVLPSTATVNQHNFNFYGALADFQVYGRQVGTRREQVAEDLRSLSWFLTKSGFQGSIQSAKSAAQATLVQAIQNNPDFEVKTWPLPDGDDLQLYHRRHAPIQVTPLPNPRLERVELKEVQVVSQAPPGQPLAVTYTWTGNWEQLQSGLVLLTWERVQSPTAPQEAAPAQWFHDHALGLGRLYHQPAIADQSFQVVEQTATLPPRDLTPGTYRLQATYLNRQTGSRSPISTPEVQVMIDPSALPQPAPELDYVTQLRTLAATLPQGITAFDALFAKVGQINQYDPTQDYTLQTQQSLTERLRQEPKNLEFAYGLTLASLLQRQVQPTIAALQRVIDLDAQNPWPHAYLAFVYLYDLSPRAAQIALQPGLVLLPQQPELRAMKGIADLMQGNLWGAWQEAQGFLATHPATSKIETEYQSSLLVMP; encoded by the coding sequence GTGCAACGGCAAACCTGGATCTGGCTGGCGGTCTTTTGGGTCGGGGCTTACCTGCTGAGTTCCCTGAACATCAATAAAGATAATCGCTACGTCGTTCCCTACCTCCCAGTGGTGGCAGTGGTTTTAGCCTATGGGCTGACCTGTTGGCCGCAACGCTGGCGGTACGTACCTTGGGGGGGGATGGCGACGGCCTGCTTGCTCATGGGGTTAAACCTCTTTGCCCCCGATGGGGCAGCGATCAATGGGCTGACGAATACCCTCAGTCCCGTCGCTCGCCATCCGGTTTATTGGGGCCCCGATTGGCCTCACCCCCAGGTAATTGCTGAGATCCAGCGCACGGAACCTTACTTGCAAACCACCTTGGGAGTCTTACCTTCCACCGCAACGGTGAATCAGCATAACTTCAACTTCTACGGAGCCCTGGCAGATTTTCAGGTCTATGGCCGTCAGGTGGGAACCCGTCGGGAACAGGTGGCTGAAGATTTGCGATCGCTTTCCTGGTTTTTAACCAAATCCGGGTTCCAAGGCTCGATTCAATCTGCCAAGAGTGCCGCTCAAGCGACTCTGGTTCAGGCAATTCAAAACAACCCTGACTTTGAGGTCAAGACGTGGCCCTTACCCGATGGCGATGATTTGCAGCTTTACCATCGGCGGCACGCACCAATTCAGGTAACACCCCTACCCAACCCAAGACTGGAACGGGTAGAACTTAAGGAGGTACAGGTGGTGTCTCAAGCGCCCCCCGGCCAGCCCTTGGCAGTCACCTACACGTGGACGGGCAACTGGGAACAACTTCAGTCCGGGTTAGTGTTACTGACTTGGGAACGGGTGCAATCCCCCACCGCACCGCAGGAAGCAGCCCCAGCCCAGTGGTTCCACGACCATGCCCTTGGCCTCGGCAGACTCTACCATCAGCCAGCGATCGCGGATCAGTCCTTTCAGGTGGTGGAACAAACCGCCACCTTGCCCCCAAGAGATCTAACACCTGGTACCTATCGACTGCAGGCGACCTACCTCAATCGTCAAACTGGATCTCGTTCTCCCATCAGCACCCCTGAGGTGCAGGTAATGATTGATCCCTCGGCCCTCCCTCAGCCTGCACCCGAGCTAGATTATGTGACGCAACTGCGTACCCTCGCCGCCACCCTCCCCCAAGGGATTACAGCCTTTGATGCCCTGTTTGCCAAGGTCGGGCAGATCAATCAATATGACCCCACTCAGGACTACACCCTGCAAACGCAGCAGAGCTTGACCGAACGGCTTCGGCAGGAACCCAAGAACCTAGAATTCGCCTATGGGCTTACCCTTGCCTCCCTGTTACAGCGGCAGGTGCAACCTACGATCGCAGCACTCCAGCGGGTCATTGATCTCGATGCCCAAAATCCTTGGCCCCACGCTTACCTGGCCTTTGTCTATCTGTATGATTTGTCCCCTAGAGCAGCTCAAATCGCTCTCCAGCCAGGGCTGGTTCTCCTCCCCCAGCAACCAGAACTGCGGGCAATGAAGGGGATTGCTGACTTGATGCAAGGAAATCTCTGGGGAGCATGGCAGGAGGCTCAGGGGTTCCTGGCTACACACCCTGCTACCAGTAAGATAGAGACAGAATACCAGTCCAGTCTCCTGGTCATGCCTTGA
- a CDS encoding ArnT family glycosyltransferase, which yields MAGDGEKPKQPWLISFFSALLLVAVYGLGVRLFTPRVGLWAAGLCLLLPGLYLARLDFLLDYPLVAMVTLCFCCLTYWRYSTTRLGGWLWAIVVGLTLGLALMVKQPALFFLFTPLVWVSLSWLKQRAWERWAQLMVSLGVAVLVFGPWYRTNWLLMFTAGKRATIDSAIAEGDPALNTLGAWTYYWHEFPKLVSWPLLLVPLVGLLLHWLSRRWPLPGFTSQGGVGCNGKPGSGWRSFGSGLTC from the coding sequence ATGGCTGGGGACGGGGAGAAGCCCAAGCAACCCTGGTTAATCTCGTTTTTTAGTGCCCTGCTGCTGGTAGCTGTCTATGGCCTAGGGGTAAGGCTATTTACCCCTAGGGTCGGGTTGTGGGCCGCAGGGCTGTGTCTGTTACTTCCGGGGTTGTATCTCGCCCGCCTAGACTTTTTGCTGGATTACCCCCTTGTGGCCATGGTGACGCTGTGTTTTTGCTGTCTCACCTACTGGCGCTACAGTACGACTCGTCTGGGAGGCTGGCTGTGGGCGATCGTCGTGGGACTGACCCTAGGTCTGGCGCTAATGGTCAAGCAACCCGCCTTATTTTTTCTGTTCACACCCTTGGTTTGGGTGAGCCTGAGTTGGCTGAAACAGCGGGCTTGGGAACGCTGGGCGCAACTGATGGTGAGTCTGGGAGTGGCAGTGCTGGTCTTCGGTCCTTGGTATCGTACCAATTGGTTGTTGATGTTCACCGCTGGGAAACGAGCCACGATCGATTCAGCGATCGCCGAAGGCGATCCGGCTCTCAATACTCTGGGGGCTTGGACCTATTACTGGCATGAGTTCCCTAAACTGGTTTCCTGGCCCCTGCTGCTGGTTCCCCTGGTCGGTTTGCTGCTGCACTGGCTGAGTAGACGCTGGCCACTTCCAGGCTTTACGTCTCAAGGAGGGGTGGGGTGCAACGGCAAACCTGGATCTGGCTGGCGGTCTTTTGGGTCGGGGCTTACCTGCTGA
- a CDS encoding DNA polymerase III subunit delta' — MSSRLDSNLDVTLNPATVFAPLLGQSQAVELLTQAVIRDRLAPAYLFAGADGVGRSLAAHCFIELLFSHSTAIPGKTRSPRLQQQNHPDLLWVEPSYLHQGQRLSAAEAAAAGVKRKAPPQIRIEQIREISRFLSRPPLEASRSVVVIEQAETMAEAAANGLLKTLEEPGQATLILLAGGGESLLPTLVSRCQRIPFYRLPSTVMAEVLTQVGREEILQHPQVLAIAQGSPGAAIASWHQLQNIPADLLQALTHLPQSSLREALDLARQIDQALDTEAQLWVVDYLQHGYWQIGNRRSQSLHFLERAKQSLRAYAQPRLVWEVTFMALCAAG; from the coding sequence ATGTCTTCACGATTAGACTCCAACCTTGACGTGACCTTGAACCCAGCTACTGTATTCGCCCCTCTGCTGGGCCAGTCCCAGGCTGTTGAACTACTGACCCAAGCTGTGATCCGCGATCGCCTCGCTCCGGCTTACCTTTTTGCCGGAGCTGATGGGGTGGGGCGCAGTCTAGCAGCTCATTGCTTCATTGAGCTGCTGTTTTCCCATTCAACGGCAATACCAGGAAAAACCCGTTCACCTCGGCTACAACAGCAGAATCACCCCGATTTGTTGTGGGTAGAACCCAGCTACCTGCATCAGGGGCAGCGTCTTTCAGCAGCAGAAGCCGCCGCCGCTGGGGTGAAGCGCAAAGCCCCTCCCCAGATCCGCATTGAGCAGATTCGTGAGATTAGCCGCTTCCTCAGTCGTCCGCCGCTGGAAGCATCGCGCTCGGTGGTGGTGATTGAACAGGCCGAAACCATGGCGGAAGCAGCGGCCAATGGATTGTTGAAAACCCTGGAAGAACCCGGACAAGCCACCTTAATTTTGCTGGCGGGGGGCGGAGAATCTCTGCTGCCGACCCTGGTTTCCCGTTGCCAGCGGATTCCGTTTTATCGTTTACCATCCACCGTCATGGCTGAGGTGCTGACTCAGGTGGGGCGGGAGGAAATCCTCCAGCATCCCCAAGTTTTGGCGATCGCCCAGGGGAGTCCCGGAGCCGCGATCGCCAGTTGGCATCAACTTCAGAACATCCCAGCGGATCTCTTACAAGCACTCACCCATCTACCCCAGTCCTCCCTACGTGAGGCACTAGATCTCGCACGTCAAATTGATCAGGCATTGGATACCGAAGCCCAACTCTGGGTGGTTGACTATCTGCAACACGGTTATTGGCAGATAGGGAATCGCAGGTCTCAATCCTTGCACTTCCTGGAACGAGCAAAGCAGTCGCTGCGTGCCTATGCCCAGCCGCGACTGGTCTGGGAAGTAACCTTCATGGCGCTCTGCGCAGCCGGATAA
- the sfsA gene encoding DNA/RNA nuclease SfsA: MTTEWLYRYPPLLPGTLLKRYKRFFADIQLASGEVITAHCPNTGPMTCISTVGSPVQVSQSDRPHRKLPYTWEMIQVCDPLAIAPSGEVLEPGVPTWVGVNTALPNRVVNLVLEQHLLPQLGSYDEIQPEVPYGSDGKSRIDFRLLGGDRPIYVEVKSTTWVEGKFARFPDTVTSRGQKHLRELMALLPETRGVMLYFINRGDRANFAPGDQTDPVYGQLLRQAITQGLEVLPCRFEITPVGIRYLGLATPCLA, from the coding sequence ATGACGACAGAATGGCTGTATCGCTACCCACCCCTATTGCCAGGGACGTTGTTAAAACGCTACAAGCGCTTCTTTGCCGATATTCAGTTGGCCTCGGGGGAGGTGATTACGGCGCACTGCCCCAATACCGGCCCGATGACGTGCATTTCGACGGTTGGCAGTCCGGTGCAGGTGTCCCAGAGCGATCGCCCGCATCGCAAATTACCCTATACATGGGAGATGATTCAGGTCTGTGATCCCCTTGCTATAGCGCCCTCGGGTGAGGTTTTAGAACCCGGTGTCCCCACATGGGTGGGGGTGAATACAGCGCTGCCCAATCGAGTGGTCAACCTCGTCCTCGAACAACACCTGCTGCCGCAGTTAGGCAGCTATGACGAAATCCAGCCAGAAGTACCCTACGGCTCCGACGGCAAGAGTCGCATTGATTTCCGTCTCCTAGGGGGCGATCGCCCCATCTATGTGGAGGTTAAAAGTACCACCTGGGTGGAGGGCAAATTTGCCCGCTTCCCCGATACCGTGACCAGCCGTGGCCAGAAACATCTGCGGGAACTGATGGCGTTGTTACCAGAGACGCGAGGGGTGATGCTGTATTTCATCAATCGTGGCGATCGCGCCAACTTTGCCCCCGGCGATCAAACCGATCCTGTCTATGGGCAGTTGCTCCGGCAGGCCATTACCCAGGGCTTAGAGGTGCTGCCCTGTCGGTTTGAAATTACCCCGGTTGGCATTCGTTACTTGGGTCTAGCGACCCCATGCTTAGCGTAA